Proteins from a genomic interval of Oncorhynchus kisutch isolate 150728-3 linkage group LG28, Okis_V2, whole genome shotgun sequence:
- the spns3 gene encoding protein spinster homolog 3 isoform X2 gives MIGGLSVWVVMTLSSSFVTESYFWLLVLLRALVGTGEASYSTIAPTIIGDLFSGAKRTVMISAFYIFIPVGSGLGYIIGSSVANATGDWRWALRLNPILGSLGLFLLAVFCPNPPRGASDGHGGSTIEHTSYLEDVKYLLKNKSFVWSSLGVTAMAFLTGALAFWTPIFLSRAQVAQGIQPPCNTEPCDTSDSYIFGVVTVMTGILGVSLGSTISRKLRDRVPNADPLICAVGMLGSAPCFFAAIVLASTSIPATYVFIGIGETLLSLNWAVLADILLYVVVPTRRATAEALQIMVCHLLGDAGSPYLLGSISDALRTYQPDSHTWSFRSLEYSFLLCPFVGVLGGLFFLMTALYITKDRKNAELLTAGVCDPVDPPTRFSAMAGSTDC, from the exons ATGATTGGCGGGCTGAGTGTGTGGGTGGTGATGACCCTGAGCAGCTCTTTTGTCACAGAATCG TATTTCTGGCTGCTGGTGCTGTTGAGAGCCCTGGTGGGGACAGGAGAGGCCAGCTACTCCACCATCGCCCCTACCATCATAGGAGACCTGTTCTCTGGAGCCAAGAGGACCGTCATGATCTCTGCCTTCTACATCTTCATCCCTGTTGGAAG TGGTCTGGGATACATAATAGGATCCTCTGTTGCCAATGCCACTGGAGACTGGCGTTGGGCCTTACGG cTCAATCCCATCCTGGGTTCCCTGGGTCTGTTCCTGCTGGCTGTGTTTTGCCCCAACCCCCCACGAGGGGCCTCTGACGGCCATGGAGGAAGTACCATAGAGCACACCTCTTACCTGGAGGACGTCAAGTATCTTCTGAAGAA TAAGAGTTTTGTGTGGTCATCACTGGGAGTTACTGCCATGGCTTTTCTGACTGGAGCTCTGGCCTTCTGGACACCCATCTTCCTGAGCCGAGCTCAGGTCGCTCAAGGCATCCAGCCACCCTGCAACACTGAACCCTGCGACACCTCCGACAG TTACATCTTTGGGGTCGTGACGGTGATGACGGGTATTTTGGGTGTTTCGTTGGGCAGCACCATCTCCAGGAAACTGAGGGACAGGGTGCCCAACGCAGACCCCCTCATCTGTGCTGTGGGCATGCTCGGCTCCGCCCCCTGCTTCTTCGCCGCTATCGTACTGGCGTCTACAAGCATCCCTGCCACTTAT GTGTTCATCGGCATTGGGGAGACTCTATTGTCACTGAACTGGGCCGTTCTAGCTGATATCCTACTG TATGTGGTGGTGCCAACCAGGAGAGCTACAGCTGAAGCTCTGCAAATCATGGTCTGTCATCTCCTAGGAGATGCCGGAAGCCCTTACCTGCTAGGATCT ATCTCAGACGCTCTGCGTACATACCAGCCTGACTCTCATACGTGGAGTTTCCGTAGTCTGGAGTACAGTTTCCTGCTGTGCCCTTTCGTAGGGGTCCTGGGTGGGCTCTTCTTCCTCATGACAGCCCTCTACATCACAAAGGACAGGAAGAACGCAGAGCTACTCACTGCAG gggtgTGTGATCCAGTAGATCCTCCTACTCGGTTTAGTGCCATGGCAGGCTCCACAGATTGCTGA
- the spns3 gene encoding protein spinster homolog 3 isoform X1: protein METNGSVMDEEKTRLSSVSNETSTRYGSIADSLPTDEPSTAETTVLSSRRSYITVAVLCYVNLINYMDRYTIAGVLLSIQKFFDITDSTSGLLQTVFICSFIILAPIFGYLGDRYNRKFIMIGGLSVWVVMTLSSSFVTESYFWLLVLLRALVGTGEASYSTIAPTIIGDLFSGAKRTVMISAFYIFIPVGSGLGYIIGSSVANATGDWRWALRLNPILGSLGLFLLAVFCPNPPRGASDGHGGSTIEHTSYLEDVKYLLKNKSFVWSSLGVTAMAFLTGALAFWTPIFLSRAQVAQGIQPPCNTEPCDTSDSYIFGVVTVMTGILGVSLGSTISRKLRDRVPNADPLICAVGMLGSAPCFFAAIVLASTSIPATYVFIGIGETLLSLNWAVLADILLYVVVPTRRATAEALQIMVCHLLGDAGSPYLLGSISDALRTYQPDSHTWSFRSLEYSFLLCPFVGVLGGLFFLMTALYITKDRKNAELLTAGVCDPVDPPTRFSAMAGSTDC, encoded by the exons ATGGAGACGAATGGGTCAGTGATGGATGAAGAGAAGACTCGTCTGAGTTCAGTTTCCAATGAAACTTCCACACGCTACGGTTCCATAGCTGACAGCCTTCCTACTGATGAGCCATCCACAGCGGAGACAACAGTCCTCTCTTCACGACGCTCCTATATAACCGTAGCTGTGCTCTGTTATGTCAACTTAATCAATTACATGGACCGATACACAATCGCAG GGGTCCTTCTCAGTATCCAGAAGTTCTTTGATATAACTGACAGCACGTCTGGACTACTACAGACAG TTTTCATCTGCAGTTTCATTATTTTGGCTCCAATCTTTGGGTACCTTGGCGACCGCTACAACAGGAAGTTCATCATGATTGGCGGGCTGAGTGTGTGGGTGGTGATGACCCTGAGCAGCTCTTTTGTCACAGAATCG TATTTCTGGCTGCTGGTGCTGTTGAGAGCCCTGGTGGGGACAGGAGAGGCCAGCTACTCCACCATCGCCCCTACCATCATAGGAGACCTGTTCTCTGGAGCCAAGAGGACCGTCATGATCTCTGCCTTCTACATCTTCATCCCTGTTGGAAG TGGTCTGGGATACATAATAGGATCCTCTGTTGCCAATGCCACTGGAGACTGGCGTTGGGCCTTACGG cTCAATCCCATCCTGGGTTCCCTGGGTCTGTTCCTGCTGGCTGTGTTTTGCCCCAACCCCCCACGAGGGGCCTCTGACGGCCATGGAGGAAGTACCATAGAGCACACCTCTTACCTGGAGGACGTCAAGTATCTTCTGAAGAA TAAGAGTTTTGTGTGGTCATCACTGGGAGTTACTGCCATGGCTTTTCTGACTGGAGCTCTGGCCTTCTGGACACCCATCTTCCTGAGCCGAGCTCAGGTCGCTCAAGGCATCCAGCCACCCTGCAACACTGAACCCTGCGACACCTCCGACAG TTACATCTTTGGGGTCGTGACGGTGATGACGGGTATTTTGGGTGTTTCGTTGGGCAGCACCATCTCCAGGAAACTGAGGGACAGGGTGCCCAACGCAGACCCCCTCATCTGTGCTGTGGGCATGCTCGGCTCCGCCCCCTGCTTCTTCGCCGCTATCGTACTGGCGTCTACAAGCATCCCTGCCACTTAT GTGTTCATCGGCATTGGGGAGACTCTATTGTCACTGAACTGGGCCGTTCTAGCTGATATCCTACTG TATGTGGTGGTGCCAACCAGGAGAGCTACAGCTGAAGCTCTGCAAATCATGGTCTGTCATCTCCTAGGAGATGCCGGAAGCCCTTACCTGCTAGGATCT ATCTCAGACGCTCTGCGTACATACCAGCCTGACTCTCATACGTGGAGTTTCCGTAGTCTGGAGTACAGTTTCCTGCTGTGCCCTTTCGTAGGGGTCCTGGGTGGGCTCTTCTTCCTCATGACAGCCCTCTACATCACAAAGGACAGGAAGAACGCAGAGCTACTCACTGCAG gggtgTGTGATCCAGTAGATCCTCCTACTCGGTTTAGTGCCATGGCAGGCTCCACAGATTGCTGA